Genomic segment of Gemmatimonadota bacterium:
CCCGACGAAAAGCGCAGCGGCTGCGAAAGCCGGGATCGCGACCGACGGGGAACGCCACGCGAGCGGTCTTGCGGCAGGGAGCCGTGCCAACGGTCTCGCCTCTGGCGCTGCGGTCGGTCCCCGACCTCTGGACGAAGACGTCATATGTAGTGCTACACCACCCGCTCCCGTCCGGTCCGAAGTTCGACGTCGCCTCGTCGGCTACCCGCATCGGGGCGCCGGGCCTATCTTCCCCCCGTGTCGACACCTGCCGCGCTACCCGATACCGCACGCCCCGATCTTGCCGATCCCGCGACCTTGGCGGAGATCGGCGGCATTGAACTGGTCGCCGAGGCCGTGGTGAGCGGCTTCCTAATGGGGCTGCACCGTTCGCCCAAACGCGGCTTCTCGGCTGAGTTCGCCGAATCGCGCCAGTACCGGCCCGGCGACGACACCCGATACCTCGACTGGCGGATGTTCGGCAGGACCGACCGCTACTTCGTCAAGCAGTTTCAGGAGGAGACCAACCTGCGCGCCGAGCTCGTCGTCGACGCCAGCGCCTCCATGGAGTGGTCCTCCGATCCGTCTCGTCTGCCCGCGAAGCTATGGTACGCGAGCCATCTGGGGGCCTGCATCTCGCTCATACTGCTTCGCCAGGGGGACGCGGTCGGCTCGATCGCGTTCAGCGACCGGGTCACGTCGAGAATCCGGGCGCGCGGCGGACGCAGGCAGTGGCGCGAGATCACCTTGGCGTTGTCCGGGCTTCGCGGCGGAGGCGGCTCCGGAGCAGAAGGGGCGCTGCGGGACGTCGCCCGACGTCTGCACAAGAGCGGCATGGTGGTGCTTATCTCGGACCTGCTTGTCGACGCCGAGGAGACCATCGACGCCTGCCGCTTCCTTCGCCACCGAGGCCACGAGGTCATCGTGTTCCACGTCATGGACCCGGGAGAGCGAGACCTGCCGGCGAGTTCGGAGGCGAAGTTCGTGGATCCGGAGACCGGCAAGGAGAGCGTAGTCAACGTCGCGGACCTGCGCGCCGAATACCGGACCGCGGTCGAGGATGCCGTGGCCGAATGGAGGCGAGCCTTCGGCCCCTTCGGGATCGACTATCATCTGGTCGGTACGGACGAACCGCTCGCGACGGCCCTCCGGGCGGCGTTGGTCAAGCGCGAACGTTTGGGATAGCGGCTATTGGGCGCACTGAATCCCACGCTGCTCTTCGCGGCCGCCCTGGTGGCGGTGCCGGTGCTCCTCCACCTCCTCCACCGACGCGATGCGGACACCTTCGTCTTCCCCGCGCTCCGCTACCTGGTACGCACCGAGCGCGATCGCTCCCGTCGCATACGGCTGCGGCAGCTAATTCTGCTAGCTCTGCGCACGGCGGTGGTGCTTGTGCTGGCGCTCGCGGCCGCTCGTCTCTACCTGAGGTCCGGCACGGGGGGTCATCCTCCCACGGCGGTTGCGCTGGTGATCGACAACTCGCTCAGCAGCGGACTGGTGCGCGGTGAGGACCGGGTGCTCGACGGCTTGGTCGATCTGGCTCGGGTCACGCTCGATCTCGCCGGTGAGGACGACCGCTTCTGGATGATCAGGGCGGGAGAACCTTGGATGCCCGCGACCCCGCTCCGGGCCCGAGAGGCGGTGGCCGAGCTTGCGAATATCCGTCCCTCGGACGCTCGAGGTGACGCCCGCGCCGCGCTGGCGAAGGCTCGGGCTCTGCTCGAAGAGACAGAGTTCGCGCACCACGAGATCCACTTCCTGTCCGACATGCAGGCCACCGCCTTCGACGCGGACGCCCCGCCGGAATCCGAGGAGGCGGGCTCCGGACCGGAGGCACGCATCCCCCTTATAGCGCCGGCGCCGCCGGAGGCCGCAGGCGACAACCGGGGCGTGGTCTCGGTCGTCGTGGGCGGCGGAGCAGCTCCGGTGGTCGGCACCCGAGCCGAGGTGGCGGTCACTGCAGGACCGGGCGTCGGCGGAAAGGAGACGCAGGTCAGGGTGGCGACCGCCGACCTGGTGCGCGGCGTGCTCGACCTGACACCCGGGGCCGCCGGGCGGATCGAGCTGCCCCGGACCGCAGCAGGCTGGACATCGGGCTATGCCGAGATCGAGCCCGACCGGCTTCGCGCCGACGATCGCCGCTACTTCGTCTTCGAGGCCGCCCCACCCACCACGGTCGCCACCGCTGGCCCGGTGGGCATGTTCGTCGCCGAGGCTCTCGCAGTGCTGGGCGAGGCGGGGCGGATCTCCCGCTCACCGCCCGACGGAGCCGACCTCCTGGTAAGCGCGGACGGCGTTCCGGGACGCGTGAACGGAAATGGTGCGACGCTGGTCCTGCCGCCGGCCGACGCCGCGCGCCTCCCGGCCCTGAACCGACGACTGGTAGGGATGGGCATCGGCTGGCGGCTGGAGAGGAGGGCGTTGACGGGCGGAGCCGCGCTCGAAGGGATGAAGCTGCCGGAGCCGCTCGATGGTACGCGAGTGGACCGAGCCTACGGGCTGGTCCCCGTCGAAGGCGCTGACGACCCGGGGCGCGTGCTCGCGGAGCTGGCCGGGGAAGCCTGGGCGGTGGAGGGTCGCGACAACCGAGGGGGGCGCTTCCTCCTGCTGGCGTCGCCTCTCGACGAACGCTCCACTTCGTTGCCGGTCTCGGCCGGCATGGTTCCGTTCTTCAACTGGATCGTCGGCCAGTGGACGCGGAGGGGCGCCGACGGGGGCCGCTTCGCCGAGCGCTTGGCGGGCGAACCGCTGCCCACTCCGCCAGGTGTGACGGCGGTGCGCCTGCCGTCCGGGCGGATCCGACCCGTGGACGGCGCGAGAACCCTGCGTGAGACCGGCGAGGCGGGACTCTACGCGTTCCTGATCGGCGGGGCTGAGGTGCCGGTCTCGGACTCCACCGCCCCTGAGGTTTCGGGCGGCGGCGGCACGAACCCGGGCGGCACCAACTCCGTCACCTCGGCTTCGAGCGCCGTGAGCGTTGGTGGCGATCCTGGCGCCGAGCTTCTCCACTCTTGGGCGGCGGTGGTCCCGGACCCCAGGGAATCCGACCTTACACCGCTTTCCGAAGACGATGTCCGGGATCTGGCCGGAGTGGAAATCGCGGGCGACGCCCAGGAATGGGCCGACCTCGTCTTTCGCAGCCGGAGAGGACCCGAGCTCTGGCGCCTCCTGCTCGGAGCGGGATTGATCCTCCTCGTGCTCGAAGGTCTGGTCGCAGCGTCGACGGCGAGGGGAAGACGAAGCGGATGAGGGCGGGACCTCGAGCAAACCGGGGACGAAGCCACCGGCGGCAGCGCGACGTTGCATCCGCGCCGACGCCGGACTCGGTGGCGGCGGCTCGAACTTGCACTCAGGCGTTTGCGGGATAACTTGAGCTTCAAGGTGGTCGTCACCCCACTGGCCGAGATCACCAACGGGAGGAGAGCCGGATGAACAACATCGCCGCAGTGCCGCCGAACGGTCCGCTGTGCCTTACGGGAGACGTCCGGGTCGAGGTGGCGGGCGAGATCGTCGCCGAGTCGGACTCGGTCGCCCTGTGCCGATGCGGTCATTCCAACAACAAACCGTTTTGCGACGGGTCCCACCGAACGGCCGAATTCGACGACCCCGGCCTGATCCGGGGCGGTAGGCTCGTTCCGGCGGCCGACGGGAACGCAGGCGCGGACGACCCCGTGCGCATCGTCTGCGTCGGCAACGGCCCCCTCGCGGTGCGCGGCCCCTTGACCGTGGTGGCCGCCGACGGAACCATGTCCCAGGGCGTGAAGGGTTCGCTCTGTCGGTGCGGCGAATCTTCCACCAAGCCGTTCTGTGACGGAAGTCACCGCGAGGCGGGATTCGAGGCTCCGTGAGCGCTCTTTTTCGCGGCGGGCCGAGGCGGGGCGGTCGCGGCCTGCGTACCGTTAGCGTCTCGAGGGGACACCGTGGCCGAGTTGACCCTTCCATTGGGTTGGCGGGCGGACCGGAAATCGTAACCGATCTTAGACGTCTATGTGGCGGCACACCGGTTTTCCCCCGCCATTGACCGTTTCGTCACGTCCGGTCCGTGAGAAACGTTCCTCTTGGAAGCTTTCTCCTTGCGGACCTCCTCCTCCTTCGGGTAGGTTGACGCCCGTAACCTGCGACGGACAGTGCGGGCCCGACTGGGACGGCGACGTTTCCGTCGGCCGGCCGTCGCCCCCTGCGTCCCCGCACCTCCTTCCCACGCCTCCTCACCATCACATCTCACCCACCTTCGCCATGACAGCTTATCGATTCGTCACCCTTGTTTCGCTGGCCCTCCTGAGCGTCTCGCTTCTCTCCGACCCCGAACCCGCCGCCGCCCAGGACCGCCGCGCACGGAACCAGCGGGCCAACTTCGAGCTCGCCGCTCGCTTCGCTCCGTACAAGATGAGCGAAATGGTGCACAGCACACGCGTCGCCCCGAGGTGGATCGAGGGATCCGAAAAGTTCTGGTACGAATGGGAGGACTCGGACGGCACCTATTACTACATCGTCGATCCCGAGCGCGCTACGAAGACGAGCATCTTCGACAACGACCGCATCGCCGCCGAGCTCACTCGCATCACCCGCGATCCACACGACGGGCAGCACCTTCCCATTCGCAGCATCCGCTTCATCGACGACAACACGCTTCACTTCCAGGTCCAGTCCTCGCAGGACGAGGAGGTCGAGGAAGAGGAAGACGACGAGGTCGAAGAGGACATGGAGGAGGAGGAGGAGGGGGAACGGTCGCGAACCCGCACCCGCAAGCGCACCCACTATTTCGAGTACACGATCTCGACGCAGACCTTGCGTGAAATGGAGGATTACGAGCACCCGGACAACCATCCCAACTGGGCCAGCGTCTCGCCCGACGGCGAAACCGTGATCTTCGCTCGCCATCACAACCTGTGGATGATGAACGGCGAGGACTACCGGCGCATCGTCGACGCCAGGCGGGGCAAGACCGGAGACGAGGCCGACGAGGCCGGAGACGAGGTGGAGGTGGAGGAGACTCAACTGACCACCGACGGCGAGAAGTACTACACATACGAGGGCAACTACACGGGGCGCGGCGAGACCAACGTCTCGATGGAAGAGGAGAAGGACGATCGCAAACCGACCTCGATCCAGTGGTCGAAGGATTCGCGCTACTTCTCCTTCGTGCGCCGCGACAACCGCGAGGTGGGCGAGCTCTGGGTAGTGCACGTGGTAGGCGACGGCAACGAGCGCCCCGAGCTCGAGACCTACTCCTACGAGATGGCCGGCGAGGAAAAGGTCACCCAGGAGGAGCTCATCGTATACGACCTCGAGACCAGGTCGCAGGTCACCGTCGCGCACGACCCGTGGTCCGACGAGGATCTCCAGGTCGTCACTGACCGACAGTTCTTCTACCCCGATTCCGACGAACCCCGGCGGGCGCTCTGGATCTCGGACGAGCCGGGCGTGCTCCACTTCATGCGCCTCAGCCGCGACCGGCACCGCGCCGCGGTGATGACGGCCGACGCCGCCACCGGCGAAGCTTCCATGCTCTTCGTGGACTCGCTCAACACGTACATCGAGACCCGCCCCATCGAGATGCTCGACAACGGCGACATGCTGTGGTGGTCGGAGCGCGACGGCTGGGCCCACGTCTACCGTTACGACTCCTCGGGTGAGATGATCGACCGGCTTACCGAGGGTCCGTGGCACGTGGACGGCATCGCGGGCGTGGACGAGGCCGCCGGCCACGTCTTTCTGGTCGGCAACTCGAGGGAGGAGGGCGAAGATCCGTACTACTTCCACCTCTATCGGGTCGGACTCGACGGGTCCGGGCTCACCCTGCTCAACCCCGGCGACTTCGATCACCAGGCGTCGATGGGAGAGTCGCGGCGCTTCTTCGTCGACAACCACTCGCGGGTGAACACCGTTCCGGCCTCCGCGCTCTTCGCCTCCACGGGCCGCAAGATCATGGACTTGGAGACGGCGGACTTCTCGGCGCTCGAAGCCGCGGGCTACCAGATGCCCGAGCCCTACAAGGTGGAATCCGCCGACGGCGTGACCGACATCTACGGCGTCATGTACAAGCCCTACGACTTCGATTCGGACCGCGACTACCCGATCGTCGCCTACGTCTACCCGGGACCCCAGACCGAGTCGGTGTCGAAATCCTGGTCGACGAACTCGACCGAGCAGGGTCTGGCCCAGTTCGGCATGATAGTCGTCACCATGGGGAACCGCGGCGGTCACCCCGACCGTTCCAAGTGGTACCACAACTACGGCTACGGCGACCTGCGCGACTACGGACTCGCCGACAAGAAGGCCGTGATCGAGCAGCTGGCCGACCGCCACAACTACATCGACCGCGACCGGGTCGGCATCTACGGTCACTCGGGCGGTGGATTCATGTCGACCGCGGCGATGCTGGTCTACCCCGACTTCTTCAAGGTGGCGGTGTCTTCGGCGGGCAACCACAACAACGATGTCTACAACCGCTGGTGGTCGGAGACGCATCACGGCGTCAAAGAGGTGGTGGACGACGAAGGCGAAGTGACCTGGGAATACGAAATCGAACGCAACTCGGACCTCGCCGCCAACCTGAAAGGCCACCTTCTGCTCACGACCGGCGACAACGACAACAACGTCCACCACGCCGGCACCTTCCGTATGGCGGAAGCTCTGATCCGGGCGAACAAGCGTTTCGACTTCTTCATCTTCCCAGGCCAGAGGCACGGCTTCGGCGACATGAGCAACTACTGGTTCTGGCTGCGGGCGGAGTACTTCGTGAAGCATCTACTCGGGGACGAACGTTGGGATGTCGACATACTCGAGCTTCAGGGGCACTTCCCGAAGACGCGCTAGAAGCGGACCGGCGGATCTTCGCTCGGACGTCCGACGGAGCCCTTCCTGTCACGGGCACCATGAAGAACCGACGCTACTCCGGCTACCGGTCATACTCCTACCTCGAGCCCGGGGCGGACTACCGCGAGTTCGAACTCTGTGCCGAAACCGGGCGCGTGGACTCCATGCGAGTGGAGCTCGACGGGGCGGGGGAGGAACGGGCGAGGGCTCTCGCCTCGGCCTCTCCCATGATCTCGATGCACGAGCATCTGGGAGTCTTCCCGGAGAGGATCGACGAGACGCCGGAGTACTGCCGGGCCGGCCGGATGCACACCGCGTTCCGCGGCATCGCCGAGTCGCTTTGGGACTGCGTCTTCGACAACTTGATGGACGGCCTCTGCCGCATCCGTTCGCACTCGGGCTGGCAGTGGGAGGACGTGCTCCACGATCTCGGCATGCGCCTCTCCGATCTGGCGCATCAGGACTTCGTGACGCCGTGTCTGCGGGCGGAGGACGTGGAGCGGGCGCGAGCGGCAGGCCGCGTGGCGTGGGTGGCGACCATGGAAGGCGCCGCCATGATCGAGCACGACCTCGACCGCATCGACATCCTCCACGGTTTCGGACTGCGCTCGCTGGGAATCACCTACTCGGAGTCGAACGCACTCGGGAACGGCCTGAAAGAGCATCGCGACGGCGGGTTGACCAACTTCGGCCGGCGGGCGGTGGAGCGCATGAACAAGTTGGGACTGCTCATCGACTGCTCGCACTGCGGCGACCGGACCACGCTGGATACCGTCCAATGGAGTGAAAAACCCGTGGTTCTCTCGCACATCGGCGCTCGCGCGCTCTGGGACTCGAAGCGGTTGGCGCCGGACGAGGTGATCGAGGCGGTCGCGGCCAAGGGCGGCGTGATCGGGATCGAGGCCGCTCCGCACACCACCCTAACCCGCAACAACCGGACGCACAATCTCGAAGCTCTGATGGAGCACTTCGAGCATGTGAAGGCGCTCGTGGGGATCGACCACGTGGGCTTCGGGCCGGACACGACGTACGGAGACCACGTCGGGCTCCACCGCGTCTACGCGGCGGCGCTCTCGCTCAAGGAGTCGAAGGGAGCGGGGCGGTCCGGTCAGGAGTACGACGAGGTGGAGTTCGTCGACGGGATCGAGAATCCGACGGAGGGCGGTCACAACATCCTGCGCTGGCTCGTGCGCGAGGGCTATTCGGACGACGATATAGCCAAGGTCATGGGCGGAAACGCTCTCCGGGTCATGCGGCTCGCCTGGGAGTGAGCCGGGGAGCGGCTCCGCTGGGCTGCGGCGCGGCCGTTCCGCCGGTCGGTCCGGCGGTCGCGGAGCTTCGCTGCTCTCGGCGTTCGCGCGAGTTTCGCCACGGACTGCTAGCGGCCCTCCTCCTGGGACTCGCGGGCGCGGCTCCTCGGGCAGCGCAGGAAACCCCGAGCGAAACGCCTGCTCCGGCGCTCTCCTCGCTCCGGCTCCGGGCGTCTCTTGCCGACGGCGCGCGCGGGACGGTTGTGAGGATCGAGTACCGGGTGACCGTCGCGGGTGAAGTGCTCGAGCCCCCTACACCTGCCTTCGAACTTCTCGGCTTCGGCGGCGCGCTCGCGGATTCGGTGCGGGTCGCCGGCAGGGCATTCCCGCTGTCGCCATCGGGCGGAACCATGCGGAGGGCGAAGATTCCGGGTGAGCTCTGGGAGCGCGACGGGAGGGGCGGCGGCGATGATGCCGGGGGCGTGACCGCGTTCGAGCTCGAGGTGGCGTACGAGGTGAGAGGCGCGGTGGATGGAGAAAAGCCGGATCTCCGAGCGCGTATCCCGGTTCTGGTTCCGGAGCTCGCTCCGGCCGTCGGCCCCGAGACCTTCGGCGCCGAGGTCGAGCTGCCAGCGGAGTGGCGCGTCTTCTCGGAATTCCCGTCCGGACTCGCGCCCCGGGAACCGGGGGTTCTCGCAGTCAGCTCGCGGGCACCTCCCGCGGTAATCGACTTTCGCGCCCGGACCGACGGGACGTGGCGACCCGATCTCGCCTTCTACCTCATGCTCGGCGCAGGATTCCTGCTGGTCGCGGTGGGGGCCGCGGCCTGGCGCGGACTCGAGCGGTGAGGGGCGGATCGCCAGTGACCGCGACGGTGCGCGGGAGAGCGTCTGCGCACCGGGAGCCGAGCCGATGAAGTCCTCTCCCGGCTTCATCTTCTGGGGCCTGTTCCTGGCCTGCGGGGTCGTCCTCGTCCTCTATTTGATCTGGATGATCCGGAAGGAGCGGCGGTGAGCGAGCGGGCCTGGATATTCGTCGGCTACTCGCTCATCGTCTTCGTGATCGGGTGGGTCGCGCTGAAAAGAACCCGGAGCGACTCCGACTACTGGATCGCCGGCGGCAACTTGGGCTGGTTCACCGGCGGGGCGACCATGGCCGCCACACATACCTCGGCCGGCACCTTCGTCGGCACGATTGGCATTATGTACACCGTGGGCTGGTCGTTCGGCTGGGTCCTGCTCGCCATCCCGCTCTCGTACTGGTTCATGGTCGCGGTCCTCGCCCCACGCTTCACGAGCCGACGGGAGCTGACGGTTCCCGCCTTCATCGAACGTCGTTACGGGAGCAGAAAGCTGCGCGGACTCGCCGCGACGATCATCCTCATCGCGACGGTGGTCTACGTCCAGGCGCAGATCGTCGCCGGAGGCGTCATCGCCAACGTCGTCTTCGGAGTCCCGCCGATGACGGGGATGCTCGCGTTCACGGCGATCCTCCTCGCGTACACGATAGTCGGCGGCATGCTCGCCGTCGTCTACACCGACAGCTTCCAGCTGGTCGTCATGGTACTGGGCGCGCTCGTCGCCGTCCCGCTCGTCCTCCAGCACACCGACGGCGTCTCCGGCCTGCTCGCTCTCGCGGAGTCGGCGCATCCGCTCGTCTTCTCGTGGGAGAGCATGCCCGCAGTAGCCCTCTTCAGCATGGGGCTCTCGTTTTTCCTGGGTGGCATCGCCACGCCCGAGAAGCTCGTCCGCCTCTACGCCATGCGCGACATGCGCACTATCAGGCGGGGCATCCTCTTCGCCGTCACCATGATCCTCACCCTAAATCTCGTCGTATTCGTCCTGGCGCTCGGGGCCATAGCCCTCTTCCCGGCTCTGCCGAGCGGCGATCTGGCGATGCCCGTGCTGGCGATGAACGTTCTCCCCATGGCGCTGGGATCGATCCTGCTTGCGGCGATAACCGCAGCGATGATGTCGACGGTGGACTCGCTCCTCATCGTCGCAGGCTCCGCGCTCTCCGTCGACATCTACCGGAACCTCCTGCGACGGCGGGAAGTCTCGGAGGCTCGCGGACTTGCCGTGGCGCGGCTGGGGATACTGACGGTGGGGACGGTTCCGGTCGCGTTGCTTCTCTTCGGCGTGGGGGAAGGCGAATTGGTCCAGTACATCGTCCTTCTCTTCACGGCGCTGATGGGGGCGGCGTTCGCCCTGCCCGTGGTTGGCGGCGCCCTCTGGCGGGGAGCGACGGCTCCCGGTGCGGCGGCCGCGATGGTCGGCGGCGTGGCGGCCACCTTCGCGTGGAAGATCACGGGCCGCTCGGACGTGGAGCCCGTGGTGGCGGGATTTCTGACCTCCGCCGCGCTCTTCGTGGGGGTCAGTCTCTTCACCCGGACGCGGGCGCTCCCGGATGGGTGACTTCTCCTCCTGCCTCCTCGGAGCGGTGCTCGCCGGTGGCGGGAGTTCGAGGTTCGGGAAGGACAAGACCAGAGCAGGTCTCGGCGGAGCACCCTTGGTCGCTCGGGCGCGGAACACTCTGGCGAAGTCGTTCGAAGAGGTAGTGGTGGCGCTGGCCAGGGACGCGGCGGCAGCGGATGTGCGCGGCCTTCCGACGGCCCGGAGTGCAATCGTGCACGACCGCCGGAGCGGGAGAGGACCGATGGCGGGAATCGAAGCGGCCCTCCTCGAGGCGGAGAAGCGCGGTCGGTCGGGAGCCTTCGTGCTGGCGTGCGATCTTCCCCTCGTGACTCCGGCCACCGTGGAGGAGCTTGTGAAGATCTGGAAGCAAGAGGAAGCCCCGGCCGTCGCGGCCAAGCTGAACCTCCGTCATCTCGAGGGCGAAGAGCGCGGACGTCTTCCGTCGATCCAGCCGCTCTGCGCCGTCTATTCCTGCACCCTGCTGGGGGCGCTCGACACCGCCCTCTCGGGCGTGGTCCCCTCCATGCACTCGTTCTTCAGCGCGGTCGGGGGCAGGCCGGTGCAGCTCACGGAAGCCGGCGACGATGAGTTCCTGAACGTCAACACGCAAGCGGATCTGGACAGGGCTGAGGCGGTGGTCGCGGGTCGGTCCGGCCTTGGGGGCGAGGCATTTAACGCGACACCGG
This window contains:
- a CDS encoding DUF58 domain-containing protein, whose protein sequence is MSTPAALPDTARPDLADPATLAEIGGIELVAEAVVSGFLMGLHRSPKRGFSAEFAESRQYRPGDDTRYLDWRMFGRTDRYFVKQFQEETNLRAELVVDASASMEWSSDPSRLPAKLWYASHLGACISLILLRQGDAVGSIAFSDRVTSRIRARGGRRQWREITLALSGLRGGGGSGAEGALRDVARRLHKSGMVVLISDLLVDAEETIDACRFLRHRGHEVIVFHVMDPGERDLPASSEAKFVDPETGKESVVNVADLRAEYRTAVEDAVAEWRRAFGPFGIDYHLVGTDEPLATALRAALVKRERLG
- a CDS encoding molybdenum cofactor guanylyltransferase; translated protein: MGDFSSCLLGAVLAGGGSSRFGKDKTRAGLGGAPLVARARNTLAKSFEEVVVALARDAAAADVRGLPTARSAIVHDRRSGRGPMAGIEAALLEAEKRGRSGAFVLACDLPLVTPATVEELVKIWKQEEAPAVAAKLNLRHLEGEERGRLPSIQPLCAVYSCTLLGALDTALSGVVPSMHSFFSAVGGRPVQLTEAGDDEFLNVNTQADLDRAEAVVAGRSGLGGEAFNATPEPGSGNVRHDKLGTP
- a CDS encoding membrane dipeptidase, translating into MKNRRYSGYRSYSYLEPGADYREFELCAETGRVDSMRVELDGAGEERARALASASPMISMHEHLGVFPERIDETPEYCRAGRMHTAFRGIAESLWDCVFDNLMDGLCRIRSHSGWQWEDVLHDLGMRLSDLAHQDFVTPCLRAEDVERARAAGRVAWVATMEGAAMIEHDLDRIDILHGFGLRSLGITYSESNALGNGLKEHRDGGLTNFGRRAVERMNKLGLLIDCSHCGDRTTLDTVQWSEKPVVLSHIGARALWDSKRLAPDEVIEAVAAKGGVIGIEAAPHTTLTRNNRTHNLEALMEHFEHVKALVGIDHVGFGPDTTYGDHVGLHRVYAAALSLKESKGAGRSGQEYDEVEFVDGIENPTEGGHNILRWLVREGYSDDDIAKVMGGNALRVMRLAWE
- a CDS encoding CDGSH iron-sulfur domain-containing protein, with amino-acid sequence MNNIAAVPPNGPLCLTGDVRVEVAGEIVAESDSVALCRCGHSNNKPFCDGSHRTAEFDDPGLIRGGRLVPAADGNAGADDPVRIVCVGNGPLAVRGPLTVVAADGTMSQGVKGSLCRCGESSTKPFCDGSHREAGFEAP
- a CDS encoding BatA domain-containing protein codes for the protein MGALNPTLLFAAALVAVPVLLHLLHRRDADTFVFPALRYLVRTERDRSRRIRLRQLILLALRTAVVLVLALAAARLYLRSGTGGHPPTAVALVIDNSLSSGLVRGEDRVLDGLVDLARVTLDLAGEDDRFWMIRAGEPWMPATPLRAREAVAELANIRPSDARGDARAALAKARALLEETEFAHHEIHFLSDMQATAFDADAPPESEEAGSGPEARIPLIAPAPPEAAGDNRGVVSVVVGGGAAPVVGTRAEVAVTAGPGVGGKETQVRVATADLVRGVLDLTPGAAGRIELPRTAAGWTSGYAEIEPDRLRADDRRYFVFEAAPPTTVATAGPVGMFVAEALAVLGEAGRISRSPPDGADLLVSADGVPGRVNGNGATLVLPPADAARLPALNRRLVGMGIGWRLERRALTGGAALEGMKLPEPLDGTRVDRAYGLVPVEGADDPGRVLAELAGEAWAVEGRDNRGGRFLLLASPLDERSTSLPVSAGMVPFFNWIVGQWTRRGADGGRFAERLAGEPLPTPPGVTAVRLPSGRIRPVDGARTLRETGEAGLYAFLIGGAEVPVSDSTAPEVSGGGGTNPGGTNSVTSASSAVSVGGDPGAELLHSWAAVVPDPRESDLTPLSEDDVRDLAGVEIAGDAQEWADLVFRSRRGPELWRLLLGAGLILLVLEGLVAASTARGRRSG
- a CDS encoding S9 family peptidase — encoded protein: MTAYRFVTLVSLALLSVSLLSDPEPAAAQDRRARNQRANFELAARFAPYKMSEMVHSTRVAPRWIEGSEKFWYEWEDSDGTYYYIVDPERATKTSIFDNDRIAAELTRITRDPHDGQHLPIRSIRFIDDNTLHFQVQSSQDEEVEEEEDDEVEEDMEEEEEGERSRTRTRKRTHYFEYTISTQTLREMEDYEHPDNHPNWASVSPDGETVIFARHHNLWMMNGEDYRRIVDARRGKTGDEADEAGDEVEVEETQLTTDGEKYYTYEGNYTGRGETNVSMEEEKDDRKPTSIQWSKDSRYFSFVRRDNREVGELWVVHVVGDGNERPELETYSYEMAGEEKVTQEELIVYDLETRSQVTVAHDPWSDEDLQVVTDRQFFYPDSDEPRRALWISDEPGVLHFMRLSRDRHRAAVMTADAATGEASMLFVDSLNTYIETRPIEMLDNGDMLWWSERDGWAHVYRYDSSGEMIDRLTEGPWHVDGIAGVDEAAGHVFLVGNSREEGEDPYYFHLYRVGLDGSGLTLLNPGDFDHQASMGESRRFFVDNHSRVNTVPASALFASTGRKIMDLETADFSALEAAGYQMPEPYKVESADGVTDIYGVMYKPYDFDSDRDYPIVAYVYPGPQTESVSKSWSTNSTEQGLAQFGMIVVTMGNRGGHPDRSKWYHNYGYGDLRDYGLADKKAVIEQLADRHNYIDRDRVGIYGHSGGGFMSTAAMLVYPDFFKVAVSSAGNHNNDVYNRWWSETHHGVKEVVDDEGEVTWEYEIERNSDLAANLKGHLLLTTGDNDNNVHHAGTFRMAEALIRANKRFDFFIFPGQRHGFGDMSNYWFWLRAEYFVKHLLGDERWDVDILELQGHFPKTR